A window of the Cryptococcus neoformans var. neoformans B-3501A chromosome 9, whole genome shotgun sequence genome harbors these coding sequences:
- a CDS encoding hypothetical protein (Match to ESTs gb|CF191842.1|CF191842, gb|CF191595.1|CF191595, gb|CF191365.1|CF191365): protein MHLLGHNLPDHKPLKIALLTFYGISHALSARLLPRLGIHSEATVAQLTEPQVTALSAYLSSPSTTARPSEQQIELAPPGGKVLKPVGHPAIFGELNKGKGKGQEDPLDDLKIETEKRRAMQADIAHLRMVGTYRGRRHAAGYPVHGQRTQTNAKSAKKHNRVERRNFGTQTFTRFTPTDLPQPPTVLSLLGRRQ from the exons ATGCACCTCCTCGGACACAACCTTCCAGATCACAAGCCCCTCAAG ATCGCGCTTTTGACATTCTACGGCATCTCTCATGCTCTCTCTGCCCGGCTTCTCCCTCGTCTCGGTATTCACTCTGAAGCCACTGTCGCTCAATTGACAGAACCCCAAGTCACCGCTCTCTCCGCATATctttcatcaccatccACCACCGCTAGACCGTCTGAACAGCAAATTGAGCTTGCTCCGCCCGGAGGAAAAGTCCTTAAGCCTGTTGGGCATCCAGCGATATTTGGAGAATTGaacaaaggaaagggaaaaggccAGGAAGACCCGTTGGATGATTTGAAGATAGAGacagaaaagaggagggcGATGCAGGCGGATATTGCGCATTTGAGAATGGTTGGAACATATAGAGGTCGACG ACACGCAGCTGGTTACCCCGTTCACGGTCAAAGAACTCAAACAAATGCAAAGTCAGCAAAGAAACACAACCGAGTGGAACGCCGAAACTTCGGGAC ACAAACATTTACTCGATTCACCCCTACAGATCTTCCCCAGCCCCCTACTGTCCTCTCTTTATTAGGCCGACGCCAATAG
- a CDS encoding hypothetical protein (Match to ESTs gb|CF188807.1|CF188807, gb|CF188122.1|CF188122, gb|CF187103.1|CF187103), giving the protein MTGPKPNPTNTLPQAYKIVHQILSSAKSGLHTKDIVKQGVALYADQLPPQAFEIEEPVDERKHKGKKKHIPEPKLVPPGHPFISTNFLKHHVLPTLQSQNLIYKHAVPLEDSESAPSTSTKRGQARRQFVWSLRELPDVESQSTSWSYSEHWQRLLSGAHPKDVGAEHKHFMEQLKKDQRRQAVESGAERRTEEEIRAWEDRKVGVTTEKERGHLNKRRELKRPQKEWKRYGRWEQLFRDQGTATV; this is encoded by the exons ATGACGGGCCCCAAACCCAACCCCACCAATACGCTTCCTCAAGCATACAAGATTGTCCACCAGATCCTCTCCTCAGCGAAATCTGGCCTCCATACAAAAGACATTGTCAAACAAGGTGTCGCTCTTTATGCCGACCAACTTCCCCCGCAGGCGTTTGAGATTGAAGAACCAGTTGATGAGAGGAAACACaagggcaaaaagaagcATATTCCAGAGCCCAAACTTGTTCCTCCAGGGCACCCTTTCATCTCAACCAA CTTCCTCAAGCACCACGTTCTTCCTACCCTCCAGTCCCAGAATCTTATTTACAAACACGCTGTTCCTCTAGAAGATTCTGAATCTGCTCCTTCGACATCAACGAAGCGTGGACAGGCGAGACGCCAATTCGTTTGGTCATTGAGAGAACTTCCCGACGTTGAAAGCCAATCAACGTCTTGGTCCTACTCTGAGCATTGGCAAAGGCTCCTTTCTGGAGCTCACCCAAAAGATGTTGGAGCTGAGCATAAGCACTTTATGGAAcaattgaagaaggatcaGAGAAGACAAGCTGTTGAGAGCGGAGCCGAGAGGAGaacagaggaagagatcaGGGCATGGGAAGACAGAAAGGTTGGAGTGACGactgagaaggagagaggacacctgaacaagaggagggaaCTCAAGAGGCCTCagaaggagtggaagaggtATGGCAGGTGGGAGCAACTATTCAGGGATCAAGGAACCGCCACTGTTTAA
- a CDS encoding hypothetical protein (Match to ESTs gb|CF190054.1|CF190054, gb|CF186759.1|CF186759), with protein MSASSIQWDPSNGGQWTTDSNGFIMQIVCLIIGPTFFSAANYIILGRVVRRTGSNYSSITPSSFSVMFTITDFFCLLVQCAGGGLVGTADTDSGMQNGLYVMAAGVLAQLAVTLAYIFMLSEFIYRHAKSKKASRQYDLLAWAKICCCCCGKRKRQSVDSSHRMDDANKTEAGFTASNEGEQEGEDRKFVNLVLCTLIVATVLIVVRYVLCQFALETLLHLFFTRRSVYRCIEMLNFQPNHPGAYGDQTLFLVLDSAFMLALLIVYALIHPGWILARTLGLSRPVV; from the exons ATGAGCGCAAGTAGTATCCAATGGGATCCCTCAAACGGAGGGCAGTGGACTACTGATAGCAATGGGTTTATAATGCA GATTGTCTGCTTGATTATCGGCCCCACATTCTTTTCGGCAGCCAACTATATCATTCTCGGAAG AGTGGTACGCAGAACTGG GTCCAATTACTCTTCCATCACACCCTCGTCTTTCTCCGTCATGTTTACGATCACGGACTTCTTTTGTCTGTTGGTTCAATGTGCAGGAGGCGGCCTGGTTGGAACCGCCGATACCGACTCTGGCATGCAAAACGGGTTGTATGTGATGGCCGCTGGTGTGCTCGCTCAGC TTGCTGTCACTTTGGCTTATATCTTCATGCTCAGCGAATTTATCTATCGCCATGCCAAATCCAAGAAAGCATCTCGGCAGTACGACTTACTTGCATGGGCCAAGatctgctgttgttgctgcgGTAAACGCAAGCGCCAAAGTGTCGACTCGAGCCACCGAATGGACGATGCGAATAAGACAGAGGCGGGGTTTACAGCTTCGAATGAGGGTGAacaagaaggtgaagataGGAAATTTGTCAATTTGGTCCTCTGCACCTTGATAGTGGCTACAgtcctcatcgtcgtccGGTACGTACTTTGCCAATTTGCTCTCGAGACGCTCTTACATTTGTTTTTCACCCGCAGATCTGTCTACCGTTGCATTGAGATGCTCAACTTTCAGCCTAATCACCCTGGTGCTTATGGGGACCAAACACTTTTCTTAGTTTTGGATTCTGCGTTCATG cttgctcttcttATTGTGTACGCTTTAATACACCCTGGGTGGATTTTGGCTAGGACCTTAGGGTTAAGCCGCCCTGTTGTATAG